The following proteins come from a genomic window of Geomonas sp. RF6:
- a CDS encoding DEAD/DEAH box helicase codes for MPPADVRNQPRNILKRFHPLIASWFAERVGAPTDVQLRAWKEVSEGRHVLVTAPTGSGKTLAAFLWGINQLVTGAWPRGETRVLYISPLKALNNDVRKNLLTPLQELESVFRRAGESFPLLSVQTRSGDTPGSDRQRMLRKPPEILITTPESLNILLTSASGRHALVGISTVILDEIHAVAGTKRGTHLVTAVDRLVLLCGEFQRIALSATVTPLETVADLVGGFIRRGDSYEKRPVTLVRGEQAKEFRIEIRSPQEELSEQDEAFWPRLARDFAKLIAEHRSTLFFANSRRTTERLTRLINEAVGEEVAYAHHGSLSKEIRLAVEEKLKRGDLKAIVATNSLELGIDIGRLDSVVLIQTPRTISSAIQRIGRSGHGVGEISRGLLYPSHGMDYLDAAVMAAAIAERDLEPLHPVEAPLDLLCQIILSMALPEEWDLDELFLFLKTSYPYRNLQRKHFDLVIGMLEGRYVDAHVPELRPRVTVDRLANTVRTREGIASLIYLEGGTIPDRGYFDLRLQDGGAKIGELDEEFVWERRIGDTFSLGAQVWQIRQITHNSVDVAPARNPQQIIPFWRAEELDRDFHFSERIALFLEECNAALKGDLPAELMGRYAMERGAAEALTSFLKRQQEATGTDLPHRHHILVEHFHDPAAGGDAQQAIIHTLWGNAVNRPFTFALAAAWEKEFGYPLQVFYDNDAIALLLPHDFQISYLFTLVTPENVESLLRVSLERTGFFGARFRENAGRALLLPKLGFKKRMPLWLNRLRSKKLLGAVSRYRDFPIVLETWRSCLQDDFDLASLKSLLAQIQEGEVVVGETRTSAASPFAEGLIWQQVNKYVYEDDTPQSPGSALGQDLIRELALSPHLRPRLPAQLIAGFEEKRQRLAPGYVPESARDLVDWVKERLLLPAPEWSRLLAAMARDHGAASDGIVAEAAGRIVQIRPPGSAVPLMAALELLPEIVKGMGRERDEVAVSPILPQGDEDDERGRAAVHEIFRRFEVRRDSAEEGEEDEQGVRLLAQWLSFYGPMPLPRMRETLGVGEELLRRALGALEEDGAIVADLLTEGATEPEICDAANLESLLRILRRSRQPAFEALPLEMLPLFLASFQGVTEPGRTLDDLRGSIEQLFGLPLAVSAWEEEVLPARMVNYSTAWLDSLMHTSDLAWVGCGDRKLAFSFPEDLLLFKDEQEGERTAEQTILSRLIPDPKGRYSLQAIESFSGLTSAAATRELWRLAWQGEVSNDSFVTVRKGIQTRFAEPAAVDTGQRRPLARRWKRGERTAGNWYLIEREPVPSDPLEREELNRERVRLLLDRYGILFRELLQRELPPLQWSRLFRTLRIMELSGEVLCGSFFLGIPGLQFISHEAFRQLSKGVREESIYWLNAGDPASLCGIGLDGLKEELPPRIPGTHLVYHGSRLVVVSRRFGKEIQVRVEPEHPRLVEYLSLFAILVSREFNPRLEVSVERVNGAAVQDSPYREALFAAGFEESYKGVELRRKY; via the coding sequence ATGCCCCCTGCAGATGTACGCAACCAGCCGCGCAACATCCTGAAACGGTTCCACCCTCTCATAGCCTCCTGGTTTGCCGAGCGGGTCGGCGCACCGACCGACGTGCAGCTGCGTGCCTGGAAAGAGGTGAGCGAAGGAAGGCATGTGCTGGTGACGGCTCCGACCGGGAGCGGGAAGACCCTCGCGGCCTTTCTGTGGGGGATCAACCAGCTGGTGACCGGCGCCTGGCCCCGCGGCGAGACCCGGGTCCTGTACATTTCCCCGCTGAAAGCCCTCAACAACGACGTGCGCAAGAACCTCCTCACCCCGCTGCAGGAGCTCGAGTCTGTCTTCCGGCGCGCCGGGGAGAGCTTCCCGCTCCTTTCGGTGCAGACCAGAAGCGGCGACACCCCCGGGAGCGACCGGCAGCGCATGCTGCGCAAGCCGCCGGAGATCCTCATCACCACCCCCGAGAGCCTCAACATCCTCCTCACCTCCGCCAGCGGTCGCCATGCCCTTGTCGGCATCAGCACCGTCATCCTTGACGAGATCCATGCAGTCGCGGGAACGAAGAGGGGGACCCATCTCGTCACGGCGGTGGACCGCCTTGTCCTTTTGTGCGGCGAGTTCCAGCGCATTGCCCTCTCCGCCACGGTGACGCCGCTGGAGACGGTGGCAGACCTTGTGGGGGGCTTCATCAGGCGGGGCGACTCGTACGAGAAGAGACCGGTGACTCTGGTGAGGGGGGAGCAGGCGAAGGAATTCCGCATCGAGATCCGCTCGCCGCAGGAGGAGCTGAGCGAGCAGGACGAAGCCTTTTGGCCGAGGCTGGCGCGCGATTTTGCGAAGCTCATCGCCGAGCACCGCTCCACCCTCTTTTTCGCCAACAGCAGGCGCACGACGGAGAGGCTTACCCGCCTCATCAACGAGGCGGTGGGGGAGGAGGTGGCGTACGCGCACCACGGCTCGCTGTCGAAGGAGATCCGGCTCGCAGTGGAGGAAAAACTGAAGCGCGGCGACCTGAAGGCGATCGTGGCTACGAACTCCCTGGAGCTCGGCATCGACATCGGGCGGCTCGACAGCGTCGTGCTGATCCAGACTCCGCGCACCATCTCGTCGGCAATCCAGCGGATCGGGCGCTCCGGGCACGGCGTCGGGGAGATCAGCCGCGGCCTGCTGTACCCCTCTCACGGCATGGATTACCTCGACGCCGCCGTCATGGCGGCAGCCATCGCCGAGCGCGACCTGGAGCCGCTCCATCCGGTGGAAGCCCCCCTCGATCTCCTGTGCCAGATCATCCTCTCCATGGCGCTCCCGGAGGAGTGGGACCTGGACGAGCTCTTCCTTTTCCTGAAGACGAGCTACCCGTACCGCAACCTGCAGCGCAAGCACTTTGATCTGGTGATCGGGATGCTGGAGGGGCGCTACGTCGATGCCCACGTTCCGGAGCTGCGCCCTCGGGTGACGGTCGACCGGCTGGCGAACACGGTCAGGACGCGGGAGGGGATAGCCTCCCTCATCTACCTCGAAGGGGGAACGATCCCGGACCGCGGCTACTTCGACCTGCGACTCCAGGATGGTGGCGCAAAGATAGGGGAGCTCGACGAGGAGTTCGTCTGGGAGCGGCGCATCGGGGATACCTTCTCGCTGGGGGCGCAGGTCTGGCAGATCAGGCAGATAACGCACAACAGTGTTGACGTCGCTCCCGCGCGCAATCCCCAGCAGATCATACCTTTCTGGCGCGCGGAGGAGCTGGACCGCGACTTCCACTTTTCCGAGCGCATCGCCCTCTTTCTGGAGGAGTGCAACGCCGCCCTGAAGGGGGATCTCCCCGCCGAGCTCATGGGTCGCTACGCGATGGAGCGCGGCGCCGCGGAGGCCCTCACCTCCTTCCTGAAGAGGCAGCAGGAGGCGACCGGCACGGATCTGCCGCACCGGCACCATATCCTGGTGGAGCACTTCCACGACCCGGCTGCGGGGGGGGATGCCCAGCAGGCAATCATTCACACCCTCTGGGGAAACGCCGTGAACCGCCCCTTCACCTTTGCGCTCGCCGCCGCCTGGGAAAAGGAGTTCGGCTACCCCCTGCAGGTTTTCTACGACAATGACGCCATCGCCCTCCTTCTCCCCCACGACTTCCAGATCAGCTACCTCTTCACCCTGGTGACGCCGGAAAACGTGGAGTCCCTCTTGCGGGTCTCGCTGGAGCGGACCGGCTTCTTTGGGGCGCGCTTTCGTGAAAACGCCGGGCGGGCGCTTCTTCTCCCGAAGCTCGGTTTCAAGAAGAGGATGCCGTTGTGGCTCAATCGCCTCCGCTCCAAGAAGCTCCTGGGAGCGGTGTCCCGCTACCGGGACTTCCCCATCGTGCTGGAGACGTGGCGCTCCTGCCTGCAGGACGACTTCGATCTGGCGAGCCTGAAATCGCTCCTGGCGCAAATCCAGGAGGGGGAGGTGGTTGTGGGCGAGACGCGCACCTCCGCCGCTTCACCCTTTGCCGAGGGGTTGATCTGGCAGCAGGTGAACAAGTACGTCTACGAGGACGACACCCCGCAATCTCCGGGGTCGGCGCTCGGCCAGGACCTGATCCGCGAGCTCGCGCTTTCGCCGCACCTGCGACCGAGGCTCCCCGCGCAGCTGATTGCCGGCTTTGAAGAGAAGCGCCAGCGGCTCGCCCCCGGATACGTCCCGGAGTCGGCGCGCGACCTCGTCGACTGGGTGAAGGAGCGCCTCCTTCTCCCGGCGCCGGAATGGTCCCGGCTCCTGGCAGCGATGGCGCGTGACCACGGAGCCGCCAGCGACGGCATCGTCGCCGAAGCTGCCGGAAGAATTGTCCAGATCCGGCCGCCGGGATCGGCCGTCCCCCTGATGGCGGCGCTCGAGCTTTTGCCGGAGATCGTGAAGGGAATGGGGAGAGAGCGGGACGAGGTTGCGGTGTCGCCCATTCTGCCGCAGGGGGACGAGGACGACGAGAGGGGGCGCGCCGCGGTGCACGAAATCTTCAGGCGCTTCGAGGTGCGGAGGGATTCGGCGGAAGAGGGTGAGGAGGACGAGCAGGGAGTGCGGCTCCTGGCCCAGTGGCTCTCATTTTACGGCCCGATGCCCCTTCCCCGCATGCGCGAGACGCTCGGGGTGGGTGAGGAGTTGTTGCGGCGGGCCCTGGGAGCGCTGGAGGAGGACGGGGCTATCGTCGCAGATCTCCTGACGGAAGGGGCGACGGAGCCGGAAATCTGCGATGCGGCAAACCTCGAATCGCTGCTGAGGATCCTGCGCCGTTCGCGGCAGCCCGCCTTCGAGGCGCTCCCGCTGGAAATGCTGCCTCTTTTTCTGGCGAGCTTTCAGGGGGTGACGGAGCCGGGGCGCACCCTCGACGACCTGCGCGGCAGCATCGAGCAGCTCTTTGGCCTTCCTCTCGCCGTCAGCGCATGGGAGGAAGAGGTTCTGCCGGCGCGGATGGTGAACTACAGCACCGCTTGGCTCGACAGCCTCATGCACACGAGCGACCTCGCCTGGGTGGGGTGCGGCGACCGCAAGCTCGCCTTCTCCTTTCCGGAGGATCTTCTCCTCTTTAAAGACGAGCAGGAGGGGGAGCGCACGGCGGAGCAGACGATCCTCTCGCGGCTGATCCCCGATCCGAAGGGGCGCTACAGCCTGCAGGCGATCGAGTCCTTCAGCGGCCTTACATCAGCCGCGGCGACGCGGGAGCTGTGGAGGCTCGCCTGGCAGGGGGAAGTCAGCAACGACTCCTTTGTGACGGTGCGCAAAGGGATTCAGACCCGCTTCGCGGAGCCGGCCGCCGTCGACACCGGCCAGCGCCGCCCCTTGGCGCGCCGCTGGAAAAGGGGGGAACGCACTGCCGGGAACTGGTACCTCATCGAGAGGGAGCCGGTCCCATCGGACCCGCTGGAGCGGGAGGAGCTGAATCGCGAGCGGGTGCGCCTGCTGCTCGACCGCTACGGCATCCTTTTCCGCGAGCTGCTGCAGCGGGAACTCCCGCCTCTCCAGTGGTCGCGCCTCTTCCGCACCTTGCGGATCATGGAGCTCTCGGGTGAGGTCCTTTGCGGGAGCTTTTTCCTCGGCATTCCCGGGCTGCAGTTCATCTCCCACGAGGCGTTCCGGCAGCTATCGAAGGGAGTGCGGGAGGAGTCGATCTACTGGCTCAATGCGGGGGACCCAGCGTCTCTGTGCGGCATCGGCCTCGACGGGCTGAAGGAGGAGCTGCCGCCGCGGATTCCGGGGACGCATCTCGTCTATCACGGCAGCCGTCTCGTGGTGGTATCGCGGCGCTTCGGGAAGGAGATCCAGGTGCGGGTCGAGCCGGAGCATCCGCGGCTCGTGGAGTATCTTTCGCTCTTCGCCATCCTGGTGTCGCGCGAGTTCAACCCGCGCCTGGAGGTGAGCGTGGAGCGCGTCAACGGCGCGGCGGTGCAGGACTCGCCATATCGCGAGGCATTATTTGCAGCAGGCTTTGAGGAATCGTACAAGGGGGTTGAGTTGCGCAGGAAGTACTGA